In the Ursus arctos isolate Adak ecotype North America unplaced genomic scaffold, UrsArc2.0 scaffold_5, whole genome shotgun sequence genome, one interval contains:
- the SOWAHA gene encoding ankyrin repeat domain-containing protein SOWAHA translates to MALAAAAAAAAAGVSQAAVLGFLQEHGGKVRNSDLLSRFKPLLDAGDPRGRAARRDRFKQFVNDVAVVKELDGVKFVVLKKKLRPRQAPEPLPSCVPGTPEAPALPSKIPSASQGEPVGPEAPSLAAAPQAAEPREDPAPPLEPQDTPEAPASEPTQPTGEPLLGPAQQSGGPSDPQIPAFELVLPPEELSADVAPSSRSPSVEALPHAEAPAPEPGSGATKEAPPPPLHAPPPKPCMLPVRCVAGAAALRIRAEEQGLRRQLSEEPSPRSSPLLLRRLSVEESGLGLSLGPGRSPHLRRLSRAGPRLLSPDTEEVPAAPPPSAVPLEPTEHEWLVRAAGGCWTHQLHGLLLRDSGLAAKRDFISGFTALHWAAKSGNREMALQLVEVARRGGAPVDVNARSHGGYTPLHLAALHGHEDAAVLLVVRLGAQVHVRDHSGRRAYQYLPPSASYALRRLLGDPCLRGSTEADAAGAGGGTFAARRPVQVAATILSSTTSAFLGVLADDLMLQDLARGMRKSGSFSKFLGASPMAPRKKTKTRSGLPAFSEISRRPTPGPLAGLVPSLPPTT, encoded by the coding sequence ATGGCGCTAGCCgctgcggccgccgccgccgccgccggggtGAGCCAGGCAGCGGTGCTGGGCTTCCTGCAGGAGCACGGCGGCAAGGTGCGCAACTCGGATCTGCTGAGCCGCTTCAAACCCCTGCTGGATGCAGGCGACCCGCGCGGCCGCGCCGCCCGCAGGGACCGCTTCAAGCAATTTGTCAACGACGTGGCGGTGGTGAAGGAACTCGACGGCGTCAAGTTCGTGGTGCTGAAGAAGAAGCTGCGGCCCCGGCAGGCACCAGAGCCCCTGCCCTCGTGCGTCCCCGGCACTCCCGAGGCACCGGCCCTGCCGTCGAAGATCCCTTCCGCCTCACAGGGGGAACCGGTTGGCCCAGAGGCTCCATCCCTGGCCGCGGCGCCGCAGGCGGCGGAACCACGTGAGGACCCGGCCCCGCCATTAGAACCACAGGACACGCCCGAGGCTCCGGCCTCTGAGCCCACTCAGCCAACCGGGGAGCCGTTGTTAGGTCCAGCCCAGCAATCAGGGGGGCCCTCCGACCCCCAGATTCCAGCCTTTGAGCTAGTCCTACCCCCCGAGGAACTCTCTGCAGACGTGGCCCCGTCGTCGAGGTCGCCGTCGGTGGAGGCCTTGCCCCACGCAGAGGCGCCAGCCCCGGAACCCGGGAGCGGGGCGACGAAAGAagcgcccccaccccctctgcacGCGCCGCCGCCGAAGCCCTGCATGCTACCTGTGCGCTGCGTCGCGGGCGCCGCCGCGCTCCGGATCCGGGCGGAGGAGCAGGGCCTGCGCCGGCAGCTGTCGGAAGAGCCGAGCCCACGGAGCTCCCCGCTGCTGCTGCGGCGGCTGTCGGTGGAAGAGTCTGGCCTGGGCCTCAGCCTGGGCCCGGGCCGCTCCCCGCACCTGAGGCGCCTGTCGCGCGCAGGCCCGCGCCTGCTGAGTCCGGACACTGAGGAAGTgcccgccgcgccgccgccgtcCGCCGTGCCCCTGGAGCCGACCGAGCACGAGTGGCTAGTGCGGGcggctgggggctgctggacccacCAACTACACGGGCTGCTGCTGCGCGACAGCGGCCTGGCGGCCAAGCGCGACTTCATATCTGGCTTCACGGCCCTGCATTGGGCCGCCAAGAGCGGCAACCGCGAGATGGCGCTGCAGCTGGTGGAGGTCGCGCGGCGCGGGGGCGCGCCAGTGGACGTGAACGCGCGCTCGCATGGCGGCTACACGCCACTGCACCTGGCCGCCCTGCACGGCCACGAGGACGCCGCCGTGCTGCTGGTGGTGCGCCTGGGTGCGCAGGTGCACGTGCGCGACCACAGCGGCCGGCGTGCTTACCAGTACCTGCCGCCCAGCGCCTCGTATGCGCTTCGCCGCCTGCTCGGCGACCCCTGCCTTCGAGGCTCTACCGAGGCCGACGCCGCGGGTGCTGGTGGTGGCACTTTTGCGGCCCGGCGCCCAGTGCAAGTGGCCGCGACCATCCTCAGTTCCACCACCAGCGCGTTTCTGGGTGTCCTGGCCGATGACCTGATGCTCCAAGACCTGGCTCGAGGCATGAGGAAGTCGGGCTCCTTCAGCAAGTTTTTGGGCGCCTCGCCCATGGCTCCCCGTAAAAAGACAAAGACTCGCAGTGGCCTGCCGGCTTTTTCAGAAATCTCTCGTCGACCTACTCCGGGGCCCTTGGCTGGTTTAGTGCCCAGCCTGCCCCCCACAACCTGA
- the SHROOM1 gene encoding protein Shroom1 isoform X1, with protein sequence MEALGPGGDRTSPASSTRSLDLRRLSARADSAYSSFSAASGAPEPRTPSPGTDLLPYLDWDYVRVVWGGPAPASSLRTSPQPRPAAAARSGPRPPEVRGTPGPLSRQATPLLFALAAEAEAAARAVEPPSPPASRAAYRQRLQGAQRRVLRETSFQRKELRMSLPARLRPPAPARPPAAHPRSASLSHPGGGEAEPARSGASSRGTVGRGRLATQQRKWCFSEPGKLDCVGRGGGSAGECSGEAGSGSSIARPEPQERRVLEEFEGHRNRRLPETQPRGVEDPEPRSLKLGDAYWPSSRSRSASGEVLAPWQGPGGVMPVVQAVPQGAESPRPLFQVKLASTHRSTKSFLPRHCGQCGVPSSRFLTQKEAAAVCPAEYPRSSPTDWEQRVSETCMGSARLPSLPDDEVFLEEVPLVRRRSPPDTHAPPGNPPSVHVSDQQYGTGSGQRADQAAVPPEHPFHEHPETAGADDCWQRINGSVGVSKTISYSPPRTANGDIATFDPSGLLTIDSLAAAESDPLKPLPVDALGPPSNNTPGAPGHTALAWGMGQPGSRPTWPSPRLEELVQELARLDPSMSDTLTSCPSPELPLDLLDGLVPLAEVWAAMRPACEEAGKEAGGSPEPGFYLFSSSQLLPTSQEDSRFENHTTHSVPDQVCGQGLPDPNNNIQAKKMELADLLQKMLRSLQAEQEQLHGAAQAWARRGASLEAAVSQACAPRDLERFSGFMADLERVLGLLLLLGSRLARVRRALARAGADSDPDEQASLRQRLGLLLRQREDAKELKEHVARRERALREVLVRALPAEELSAYRALLAGKAAVLAQQRSLDERVRLLQDQLDAVRGDLGHRPLPPSLAWPPETRLPDKPPFFPPLV encoded by the exons ATGGaggccctggggcctgggggcgACCGCACCTCCCCAGCCTCGTCCACTCGCAGCCTGGACCTGCGGCGGCTGTCCGCGCGCGCCGATTCGGCCTACAGCTCTTTCTCCGCGGCCTCCGGCGCTCCCGAGCCGCGCACGCCGTCGCCTGGGACCGACCTCCTCCCTTACCTAGACTGGGACTACGTGCGCGTGGTGTGGGGCGGCCCGGCCCCGGCCAGCAGCCTTCGCACGTCCCCGCAGCCCCGGCCCGCGGCGGCCGCGCGCAGTGGCCCGCGGCCCCCGGAGGTGCGGGGAACGCCGGGGCCGCTCAGCCGGCAGGCCACCCCGCTGCTGTTCGCCCTGGCGGCCGAGGCAgaggcggcggcgcgggcggTCGAGCCGCCCAGCCCACCGGCCTCGCGGGCCGCCTACCGCCAGCGGCTGCAGGGGGCCCAGCGGCGAGTGCTCCGGGAGACGTCCTTCCAGCGCAAGGAGCTCCGCATGAGCCTGCCCGCCCGCCTGCGGCCCCCTGCCCCCGCGCGGCCCCCCGCGGCGCACCCGCGCTCGGCCTCGCTCAGCCACCCCGGCGGCGGGGAAGCGGAGCCGGCGCGCTCCGGGGCTTCCTCGAGGGGAACCGTTGGCCGGGGGCGCCTAGCCACCCAGCAGCGGAAGTGGTGCTTCTCCGAGCCAGGGAAGCTGGACTGCGTGGGTCGGGGCGGTGGATCCGCAGGGGAATGCTCGGGGGAGGCCGGCTCCGGTTCTAGCATTGCCAGGCCCGAGCCCCAGGAGCGTAGGGTGCTGGAAGAATTCGAAGGTCACCGGAACAGACGGCTGCCTGAGACCCAGCCCCGAGGTGTAGAGGACCCAGAACCTCGATCCCTGAAGCTTGGTGATGCCTATTGGCCTTCCAGTCGGAGTCGGAGCGCTTCAGGGGAAGTCTTGGCTCCCTGGCAAGGTCCAGGAGGGGTCATGCCAGTTGTCCAG GCTGTTCCCCAAGGAGCAGAATCCCCCAGACCATTGTTTCAGGTCAAACTTGCCAG CACCCACCGCAGCACCAAGAGCTTCCTTCCTAGGCACTGTGGCCAGTGTGGGGTCCCTTCCTCCAGGTTCCTGACTCAGAAGGAAGCTGCAGCCGTGTGTCCCGCAGAGTATCCCCGGAGCAGTCCCACTGACTGGGAACAGAGGGTCTCAGAGACATGCATGGGGTCTGCCCGGCTCCCATCCCTTCCAGATGATGAGGTTTTCCTGGAGGAAGTCCCCCTGGTCAGAAGGAGATCACCTCCAGACACCCATGCCCCCCCAGGAAACCCACCCAG TGTCCATGTCTCTGACCAGCAGTATGGAACTGGCTCGGGCCAGAGGGCTGACCAGGCTGCAGTTCCCCCGGAGCACcccttccatgagcacccagagACTGCAGGGGCAGATGACTGCTGGCAGAGGATAAATGGTTCAGTGGGTGTCTCTAAGACCATAAGCTATAGCCCCCCCAGGACTGCAAATGGCGACATCGCAACCTTTGACCCCAGTGGACTGCTGACCATTGACTCACTTGCAGCTGCAGAGAGCGACCCTCTCAAACCTCTCCCAGTTGATGCCCTGGGACCTCCAAGCAACAATACCCCTGGTGCTCCTGGCCATACTGCCCTGGCTTGGGGCATGGGCCAGCCCGGTTCCAGGCCAACATGGCCCAGTCCTCGCCTTGAGGAGCTGGTTCAGGAGCTGGCCCGACTGGATCCCTCTATGAGTGACACTCTCACTTCCTGTCCCAGCCCAGAGCTGCCCCTGGACCTCCTAGATGGGCTCGTTCCTTTAGCAGAGGTCTGGGCTGCAATGAGGCCAGCCTGtgaggaggctgggaaggaggcTGGTGGTAGTCCTGAGCCAGG GTTCTATCTATTTAGCTCCAGCCAGCTCCTGCCAACTTCTCAAGAGGATTCAAGGTTTGAAAACCATACCACCCACTCTGTGCCTGACCAGGTCTGTGGCCAGGGTCTCCCTGATCCAAATAACAACATCCAAGCCAAGAAA ATGGAACTAGCCGACCTCCTCCAGAAGATGCTGCGGAGCCTTCAGGCGGAGCAGGAGCAGCTGCACGGCGCGGCCCAGGCTTGGGCCAGGCGCGGGGCTTCTCTGGAGGCCGCGGTGAGCCAGGCCTGTGCTCCCCGCGACCTAGAGCGGTTCAGCGGGTTCATGGCCGACCTAGAGCGCGTGCttggcctgctgctgctgctgggcagTCGCCTGGCCCGCGTGCGGCGCGCCCTGGCGCGGGCGGGCGCAGACAGCGACCCAGACGAGCAG GCCTCTCTGCGGCAGCGGCTCGGGCTCCTGCTGCGGCAGCGGGAAGACGCCAAGGAGCTGAAGGAGCATGTGGCGCGGCGCGAGCGGGCCCTGCGCGAGGTGCTGGTGCGGGCCCTGCCCGCCGAGGAGCTGAGCGCCTATCGCGCCCTGCTGGCCGGCAAGGCCGCCGTCCTGGCCCAGCAGCGCAGCCTGGACGAGCGGGTCCGGCTCCTTCAGGACCAACTCGACGCCGTCAGGGGCGACCTTGGCCATCGCCCCCTGCCTCCCAGTTTGGCCTGGCCCCCAGAGACCCGTCTTCCAGATAAACCGCCCTTCTTTCCACCCCTCGTCTAA
- the SHROOM1 gene encoding protein Shroom1 isoform X2, with the protein MEALGPGGDRTSPASSTRSLDLRRLSARADSAYSSFSAASGAPEPRTPSPGTDLLPYLDWDYVRVVWGGPAPASSLRTSPQPRPAAAARSGPRPPEVRGTPGPLSRQATPLLFALAAEAEAAARAVEPPSPPASRAAYRQRLQGAQRRVLRETSFQRKELRMSLPARLRPPAPARPPAAHPRSASLSHPGGGEAEPARSGASSRGTVGRGRLATQQRKWCFSEPGKLDCVGRGGGSAGECSGEAGSGSSIARPEPQERRVLEEFEGHRNRRLPETQPRGVEDPEPRSLKLGDAYWPSSRSRSASGEVLAPWQGPGGVMPVVQAVPQGAESPRPLFQVKLARFLTQKEAAAVCPAEYPRSSPTDWEQRVSETCMGSARLPSLPDDEVFLEEVPLVRRRSPPDTHAPPGNPPSVHVSDQQYGTGSGQRADQAAVPPEHPFHEHPETAGADDCWQRINGSVGVSKTISYSPPRTANGDIATFDPSGLLTIDSLAAAESDPLKPLPVDALGPPSNNTPGAPGHTALAWGMGQPGSRPTWPSPRLEELVQELARLDPSMSDTLTSCPSPELPLDLLDGLVPLAEVWAAMRPACEEAGKEAGGSPEPGFYLFSSSQLLPTSQEDSRFENHTTHSVPDQVCGQGLPDPNNNIQAKKMELADLLQKMLRSLQAEQEQLHGAAQAWARRGASLEAAVSQACAPRDLERFSGFMADLERVLGLLLLLGSRLARVRRALARAGADSDPDEQASLRQRLGLLLRQREDAKELKEHVARRERALREVLVRALPAEELSAYRALLAGKAAVLAQQRSLDERVRLLQDQLDAVRGDLGHRPLPPSLAWPPETRLPDKPPFFPPLV; encoded by the exons ATGGaggccctggggcctgggggcgACCGCACCTCCCCAGCCTCGTCCACTCGCAGCCTGGACCTGCGGCGGCTGTCCGCGCGCGCCGATTCGGCCTACAGCTCTTTCTCCGCGGCCTCCGGCGCTCCCGAGCCGCGCACGCCGTCGCCTGGGACCGACCTCCTCCCTTACCTAGACTGGGACTACGTGCGCGTGGTGTGGGGCGGCCCGGCCCCGGCCAGCAGCCTTCGCACGTCCCCGCAGCCCCGGCCCGCGGCGGCCGCGCGCAGTGGCCCGCGGCCCCCGGAGGTGCGGGGAACGCCGGGGCCGCTCAGCCGGCAGGCCACCCCGCTGCTGTTCGCCCTGGCGGCCGAGGCAgaggcggcggcgcgggcggTCGAGCCGCCCAGCCCACCGGCCTCGCGGGCCGCCTACCGCCAGCGGCTGCAGGGGGCCCAGCGGCGAGTGCTCCGGGAGACGTCCTTCCAGCGCAAGGAGCTCCGCATGAGCCTGCCCGCCCGCCTGCGGCCCCCTGCCCCCGCGCGGCCCCCCGCGGCGCACCCGCGCTCGGCCTCGCTCAGCCACCCCGGCGGCGGGGAAGCGGAGCCGGCGCGCTCCGGGGCTTCCTCGAGGGGAACCGTTGGCCGGGGGCGCCTAGCCACCCAGCAGCGGAAGTGGTGCTTCTCCGAGCCAGGGAAGCTGGACTGCGTGGGTCGGGGCGGTGGATCCGCAGGGGAATGCTCGGGGGAGGCCGGCTCCGGTTCTAGCATTGCCAGGCCCGAGCCCCAGGAGCGTAGGGTGCTGGAAGAATTCGAAGGTCACCGGAACAGACGGCTGCCTGAGACCCAGCCCCGAGGTGTAGAGGACCCAGAACCTCGATCCCTGAAGCTTGGTGATGCCTATTGGCCTTCCAGTCGGAGTCGGAGCGCTTCAGGGGAAGTCTTGGCTCCCTGGCAAGGTCCAGGAGGGGTCATGCCAGTTGTCCAG GCTGTTCCCCAAGGAGCAGAATCCCCCAGACCATTGTTTCAGGTCAAACTTGCCAG GTTCCTGACTCAGAAGGAAGCTGCAGCCGTGTGTCCCGCAGAGTATCCCCGGAGCAGTCCCACTGACTGGGAACAGAGGGTCTCAGAGACATGCATGGGGTCTGCCCGGCTCCCATCCCTTCCAGATGATGAGGTTTTCCTGGAGGAAGTCCCCCTGGTCAGAAGGAGATCACCTCCAGACACCCATGCCCCCCCAGGAAACCCACCCAG TGTCCATGTCTCTGACCAGCAGTATGGAACTGGCTCGGGCCAGAGGGCTGACCAGGCTGCAGTTCCCCCGGAGCACcccttccatgagcacccagagACTGCAGGGGCAGATGACTGCTGGCAGAGGATAAATGGTTCAGTGGGTGTCTCTAAGACCATAAGCTATAGCCCCCCCAGGACTGCAAATGGCGACATCGCAACCTTTGACCCCAGTGGACTGCTGACCATTGACTCACTTGCAGCTGCAGAGAGCGACCCTCTCAAACCTCTCCCAGTTGATGCCCTGGGACCTCCAAGCAACAATACCCCTGGTGCTCCTGGCCATACTGCCCTGGCTTGGGGCATGGGCCAGCCCGGTTCCAGGCCAACATGGCCCAGTCCTCGCCTTGAGGAGCTGGTTCAGGAGCTGGCCCGACTGGATCCCTCTATGAGTGACACTCTCACTTCCTGTCCCAGCCCAGAGCTGCCCCTGGACCTCCTAGATGGGCTCGTTCCTTTAGCAGAGGTCTGGGCTGCAATGAGGCCAGCCTGtgaggaggctgggaaggaggcTGGTGGTAGTCCTGAGCCAGG GTTCTATCTATTTAGCTCCAGCCAGCTCCTGCCAACTTCTCAAGAGGATTCAAGGTTTGAAAACCATACCACCCACTCTGTGCCTGACCAGGTCTGTGGCCAGGGTCTCCCTGATCCAAATAACAACATCCAAGCCAAGAAA ATGGAACTAGCCGACCTCCTCCAGAAGATGCTGCGGAGCCTTCAGGCGGAGCAGGAGCAGCTGCACGGCGCGGCCCAGGCTTGGGCCAGGCGCGGGGCTTCTCTGGAGGCCGCGGTGAGCCAGGCCTGTGCTCCCCGCGACCTAGAGCGGTTCAGCGGGTTCATGGCCGACCTAGAGCGCGTGCttggcctgctgctgctgctgggcagTCGCCTGGCCCGCGTGCGGCGCGCCCTGGCGCGGGCGGGCGCAGACAGCGACCCAGACGAGCAG GCCTCTCTGCGGCAGCGGCTCGGGCTCCTGCTGCGGCAGCGGGAAGACGCCAAGGAGCTGAAGGAGCATGTGGCGCGGCGCGAGCGGGCCCTGCGCGAGGTGCTGGTGCGGGCCCTGCCCGCCGAGGAGCTGAGCGCCTATCGCGCCCTGCTGGCCGGCAAGGCCGCCGTCCTGGCCCAGCAGCGCAGCCTGGACGAGCGGGTCCGGCTCCTTCAGGACCAACTCGACGCCGTCAGGGGCGACCTTGGCCATCGCCCCCTGCCTCCCAGTTTGGCCTGGCCCCCAGAGACCCGTCTTCCAGATAAACCGCCCTTCTTTCCACCCCTCGTCTAA